One Streptomyces sp. NBC_00223 genomic window carries:
- a CDS encoding TetR/AcrR family transcriptional regulator: protein MSEDTTREAGSGASEGQPHKRVRADARRNTDALLAAAAEIFATQGVDAPVRQITAKAGVGAGTLYRHFPLRSDLIAAVFRHEVDACADAAPSLAARYEPVEALARWLQRFAVFIATKRGLSAALHSGDPAYDTLPGYFQQRFIPVLGALLDAAAQAGGIRSDIDPDDLLRATGNLTLPAQEDGNGHTRRMVGLLVDGLRYGAPAREAR from the coding sequence GTGAGCGAGGACACGACCCGGGAAGCCGGCTCCGGCGCGTCCGAGGGGCAGCCCCACAAGCGCGTACGGGCCGACGCGCGACGCAACACCGACGCCCTGCTCGCGGCGGCCGCGGAAATCTTCGCCACCCAGGGCGTCGACGCACCCGTACGCCAGATCACCGCCAAGGCGGGCGTCGGGGCCGGCACCCTCTACCGCCACTTCCCGCTGCGTTCCGACCTCATCGCCGCGGTCTTCCGGCACGAGGTCGACGCCTGCGCCGACGCCGCGCCCTCCCTCGCGGCGCGGTACGAGCCGGTGGAAGCGCTCGCCCGGTGGCTCCAGCGCTTCGCCGTCTTCATCGCCACGAAGCGCGGACTCAGCGCGGCCCTCCACTCGGGGGACCCGGCGTACGACACCCTGCCCGGCTACTTCCAGCAGCGCTTCATACCCGTGCTCGGCGCGCTCCTCGACGCCGCGGCGCAGGCGGGCGGGATCCGCTCCGACATCGACCCCGACGACCTGCTGCGCGCCACGGGCAATCTGACCCTGCCCGCCCAGGAGGACGGCAACGGTCATACGCGACGCATGGTCGGCCTGCTCGTCGACGGACTCCGTTACGGTGCCCCCGCCCGGGAAGCGCGCTGA
- a CDS encoding aldo/keto reductase codes for MKYRTLGRTGIKVSPYCLGAMMFGAAGNPDHEDSVRIIHKALDAGVNFVDTADAYSRGESEEIVGKALKGRRDDVVLATKAHLPMGDDPNQQGNSRRWLVRALEDSLRRLGTDHVDLFQVHRPAPDTDVEETLSALTDLVRAGKVRAIGSSTFPASDIVEAQWVAERRGLERFRTEQPPYSILNRGIEREVLPVCERYGIGALVWSPLAQGLLTGRYRKGLTTESLRASYGFKHLSDERRLDAVERLIPVAEDAGMSLTHLAMAFAIAHPGVTSAIIGPRTGDHLDDLLAGASTELSDEVLDRIDAVVPPGTDIGALDMAYDPPAIEHPHLRRRTPESRPAS; via the coding sequence ATGAAGTACCGCACACTGGGCCGGACCGGCATCAAGGTCAGCCCGTACTGCCTGGGCGCCATGATGTTCGGCGCCGCCGGAAACCCCGATCACGAAGACTCCGTCCGGATCATCCACAAGGCGCTGGACGCGGGCGTCAACTTCGTCGACACCGCCGACGCCTACTCGCGCGGCGAGTCCGAGGAGATCGTCGGAAAGGCGCTCAAGGGCCGCCGGGACGATGTCGTACTGGCCACCAAGGCGCACCTCCCGATGGGGGACGACCCCAACCAGCAGGGCAACTCGCGGCGCTGGCTGGTCCGCGCGCTTGAGGACTCCCTGCGCCGGCTGGGGACCGACCACGTCGACCTCTTCCAGGTCCACCGGCCCGCGCCGGACACCGACGTGGAGGAGACGCTCTCGGCGCTCACCGACCTCGTACGCGCGGGGAAGGTCCGGGCCATCGGCAGCTCCACGTTTCCCGCCTCGGACATCGTCGAGGCGCAGTGGGTCGCCGAGCGGCGCGGCCTGGAGCGGTTCCGCACCGAGCAGCCGCCGTACTCGATCCTCAACCGGGGGATCGAGCGCGAGGTACTGCCCGTCTGCGAGCGCTACGGCATCGGCGCCCTGGTCTGGAGCCCGCTCGCGCAGGGCCTGCTCACCGGCCGCTACCGCAAAGGCCTGACGACCGAGAGCCTGCGGGCGAGCTACGGCTTCAAGCACCTGAGCGACGAGCGCAGGCTCGACGCGGTCGAGCGGCTGATCCCGGTCGCCGAGGACGCCGGGATGTCACTGACGCACCTGGCCATGGCCTTCGCGATCGCCCACCCCGGGGTCACCTCCGCGATCATCGGCCCTCGCACGGGGGACCACCTCGACGACCTGCTCGCGGGGGCGTCGACCGAGCTGAGCGACGAGGTGCTGGACCGGATCGACGCGGTGGTGCCTCCCGGCACGGACATCGGAGCCCTGGACATGGCCTACGACCCGCCGGCCATCGAGCACCCCCACCTGCGCCGCCGCACCCCCGAATCCCGCCCCGCCTCCTGA
- a CDS encoding oxygenase MpaB family protein has translation MFGPDSQFHRFFNDPRWALAMVRATVLEAAHPQIGAALIDNSTFVAHPWRRLRNTLLSLQRMFGEDDHVRQREAARLNRMHARLSGTDARHRPYDAMDPQVRAWVVATLFESSVTMCRLSGQPLDQTSLERLYAEFRAFLAVLDGGAGHLPPTVQEFWPYYDRVVEEELENTEALRIILYKLFDHLPAPPLLDGLPTVWAAGRALAGPLIGTITVASLPEPFRRRACLPEIPGAQTLMQSAYMAAGLARFLPDNWLQTESITNLLYLSPDSDDPQAATLAALRGRMKRAGALFRLVTPFPAQRGPAEEGGQRRSADEFFTAVLDQTGDGYLDWPDLAAMARELSSRLDLDEPEETRLYQAYADWWRELQAALDADGDGRVSKEEYAAAVPSLAGPALIRVAEVLFDVTDKDGNGFIDADEYRALFRTGFRRTVAGADPRYTRGAFVRDFLSFMSARHHSTPYDPLLTQA, from the coding sequence CTGTTCGGCCCCGACTCGCAGTTCCACCGGTTCTTCAACGATCCGCGCTGGGCCCTGGCGATGGTCAGGGCGACGGTACTCGAGGCCGCCCACCCGCAGATCGGCGCGGCGCTGATCGACAACTCGACCTTCGTGGCGCACCCTTGGCGACGGCTGCGCAACACCCTGCTGAGCCTGCAACGCATGTTCGGCGAGGACGACCACGTGCGGCAGCGGGAGGCGGCGCGGCTCAACCGTATGCACGCGCGGCTGAGCGGCACCGACGCGCGGCACCGGCCGTACGACGCGATGGACCCCCAGGTCCGCGCGTGGGTGGTCGCGACGCTGTTCGAGAGCTCGGTCACCATGTGCCGACTGAGCGGACAGCCGCTCGACCAGACCTCCCTGGAACGGCTGTACGCCGAATTCCGCGCCTTCCTCGCGGTGTTGGACGGCGGGGCCGGTCATCTGCCGCCCACCGTGCAGGAGTTCTGGCCGTACTACGACCGTGTGGTCGAGGAGGAGCTGGAGAACACCGAGGCGCTGCGCATCATCCTCTACAAGCTCTTCGACCACCTCCCGGCGCCGCCGCTGCTGGACGGCCTGCCCACCGTGTGGGCGGCCGGCCGCGCGCTCGCCGGCCCGCTCATCGGCACGATCACCGTGGCGTCCCTCCCCGAGCCCTTCCGTCGGCGGGCCTGCCTCCCCGAGATCCCCGGCGCCCAGACGCTGATGCAGAGCGCCTACATGGCCGCCGGTCTGGCCCGCTTCCTGCCCGACAACTGGCTCCAGACCGAGAGCATCACCAACCTGCTCTACCTCTCCCCGGACAGCGACGACCCCCAGGCCGCGACGCTCGCCGCGCTGCGCGGCCGGATGAAGCGGGCCGGCGCGCTGTTCCGGCTGGTCACGCCCTTTCCCGCGCAACGCGGTCCCGCCGAGGAGGGCGGGCAGCGGCGGAGCGCCGACGAGTTCTTCACGGCGGTGCTGGACCAGACCGGGGACGGCTATCTCGACTGGCCCGATCTCGCCGCCATGGCACGGGAGTTGTCCTCCCGCCTCGACCTGGACGAGCCGGAGGAGACCAGGCTCTACCAGGCGTACGCCGACTGGTGGCGCGAACTCCAGGCGGCCCTCGACGCCGACGGTGACGGCCGCGTCAGCAAGGAGGAGTACGCCGCCGCCGTCCCCTCCCTCGCCGGTCCCGCGCTGATCAGGGTCGCCGAGGTGCTTTTCGACGTCACCGACAAGGACGGCAACGGGTTCATCGACGCGGACGAGTACCGGGCGCTGTTCCGGACCGGCTTCCGGCGCACAGTGGCCGGCGCGGACCCGAGGTACACCCGCGGCGCCTTCGTGCGGGACTTCCTCTCCTTCATGTCGGCCCGCCACCACTCCACCCCCTACGACCCCCTCCTCACCCAGGCCTGA
- the uppS gene encoding polyprenyl diphosphate synthase, whose amino-acid sequence MDGNGRWASQRSLPRTSGHRAAETTVIDVIEAARTAGVGWLSLYAFSTENWRRPSDEVDFLMRLVRRVVRKHAPLLHARGIRCRFLGVADPRIPAPLARDFADLMTLTEENRGMTLTVAFDHGGRRDIVEAARSLIRSGVAAEAVDERHFAAHLPFPDTPDVDLVIRTSGEQRISNFMLWQVAYAEWVFPPVLWPDFRAPHFLECLRGYQQRDRRFGGVTPYAIGEQHP is encoded by the coding sequence ATGGACGGGAACGGCCGGTGGGCGTCCCAGCGGTCCCTGCCGCGGACGTCGGGTCACCGGGCGGCGGAGACCACGGTGATCGACGTCATCGAGGCCGCGCGGACGGCGGGGGTGGGCTGGTTGAGCCTGTACGCGTTCTCCACCGAGAACTGGCGACGCCCGAGCGACGAGGTCGACTTCCTCATGCGGCTCGTGCGCCGGGTCGTACGCAAGCACGCTCCGCTGCTGCACGCGCGCGGCATCCGCTGCCGGTTTCTCGGTGTGGCGGACCCGAGGATTCCCGCGCCGCTGGCCCGGGACTTCGCCGACCTGATGACGCTGACCGAGGAGAACCGGGGCATGACCCTGACCGTGGCGTTCGACCACGGCGGACGCCGGGACATCGTCGAGGCGGCGAGGTCCCTGATCCGCAGCGGGGTGGCGGCCGAGGCCGTCGACGAGCGGCACTTCGCCGCTCATCTGCCCTTTCCCGACACCCCCGATGTGGACCTCGTCATCCGGACCTCCGGCGAGCAGCGCATCTCCAACTTCATGCTCTGGCAGGTGGCTTACGCCGAGTGGGTCTTCCCGCCGGTGCTCTGGCCCGACTTCCGCGCGCCGCACTTCCTGGAGTGCCTGCGCGGCTACCAGCAACGCGATCGCCGCTTCGGCGGCGTGACGCCGTACGCGATCGGAGAACAACACCCGTGA